The Aspergillus flavus chromosome 2, complete sequence region CCTCACAGAGCGTATTTGTTTAAGCTCAATAGAACAATGCTTACGCATGCCTTGCCCAGCCACTCAGTTATCATCCGACCTCTTGACCGGTccaggaggtggaggggtAGAAAATGCCCCCTTGACACCAGCAAAGAAAACCCTTCGAAACTAAACGATATCCCCAGGTTAGAGCACACCCCCTAATTGAGAGccaaacaacatcatcaaaCAGGGCACCTACCTCATCAAACGGGCTCCCCCTCTCATCCCACTCCATAAAAAGCGCGGCATACACAATAACGACTGCCAGCATCCGTCAGCCCGCAAACTTCAATTGCGATGATCCTCAAGCCAGCACTTACATCCGATCACACCCCACTGGACCAACTTCGTTGCCTTCACCCACTTCGGTCGAGCAAACTTGAGTGCCGCACGCCGACGGTATTTACGCTCGAGTCGGAACTGGTGTTTTGGTGACAGCTTGGACATGTCTGGGGGCCATTGACGCTTAGGTTTGTAAGGACTGTAGTAGGGCATGGGTTCGCCGTTGGGGTATTCTTCGGGAGATGGAGGGTGGTCATTTTGGGTGGCTGTGTTGTTGTTCGAGGATAGGCGGAAAGGCGAGGAATATGTGGGAATTGTTTGCGAGAATGGTCGGGTATGTGTCAGTAGAGAGGTACTCTGAAGTGTAGGCTTTCGTTAGCTTTGCGCGTGGGGTTGGTGTTACATGGCTACAATTGGTATATACATGAGATGAGGGCTGGAGTCGGTTGAGGAGACTGGTGTTGCATGATGCGACAATTCGAGTGGAAGATGCGGATGGTATAGAAGCCGGGAGTCGGCGTAGGAGGATTGTTGAGGACATGTCGATATCACTGTAGCACAATATACCGTGATGTATGCGGCCAGGAACAGGTACGGAGTGATAACTCGGTGTGGGTTCAAggcggagaaaaaaaggttgTTGTCTGGGGCGCAATTCCGCCGCCCAGACTCTTCCGCTCTCGGGCTTAATGGTGGAGCGTATCTTAAAGTCCGGGCTGGCCTCAGGGATTGCTCGTAAGTTTGTATGTAACCTCAGGCTGTTCCAAGACCTGCAGTAATGCCTATTCAAGTGCGTAGTAGGTATAGCCTGGCAAAAAGACAATGTGTATCTGATGAAAGATAGCTGCTGGTTATTGACTACCTATAGTTCAAGGTTTCTATGGAAGATTACTGGGCCAGGGCAATGTTATTTATTTGTGATACGGCCAATATTTCAGTTAAATCTTCAAGATCCAGGGCATATATagtttacggagtactgctAATGGAATGCTCACATATTATTTAGAGGGTAGAGCTTAACCCAGATGCAAGCTTTGTCTTCACACCTGGCGAAAGGTGTAACCAGGAGATCCATATAGCTCGGCTTTGCCAGTATAGGACATCATTGTCACAAGATCAAAAGCATAGGAAACAAGACGATCATTCGGacattcttcttcacatGAAAGCCTGCAAGTGCCCTGGAAATCCCGTGACTGACCTTCCCCCGGAATAACGATGACGCGGGTGAGCCTCGGTACTTTCACAGGACCGGCGATGAGCATACAAAAAGGCAACAGAACCGACCAAGTGGATTCTACTCCACGTTGTCTCCCCCGGGTTCACGATATAAAGAGGAATCCTGTcgcttctcttttctctctctatccCCCTACTATCTATTTGATTGTTGATACCCCTTTCATTCCTCTTCTGTATTTTCTCAAAGTTTCACTGACGTCATAATGTCTTCTGGTAAGTTAAGTTGAATATCTTCGTGTTAGCCACTAAATCAATATAACCTAACGCATGTCCTCTTTCATTTTAGCTCAGCAGCGTCTTACCCAGGTGGCTTCTCACTTCACCCCTGGTGGCAAGAAGGGCGTCGCCGCCATCACCGAGAAGCACCCCGATGACATTGTCGTGACTTGTGCCCTTCGTTCTGCCCTCACCAAGGGTGGAAAGGGTGGCTTCAAGGATACCGCGGCTGCTGATATCCTGGCTGGCATTTTCAAGGGTGTTATTGAGAAGAGTGGCATCGACCCCAACGTCGTCGAGGATGTTGCCGTCGGCTCCGTCCTTGCCCCTGGTGGCGGTGCCACCGAGTTCCGTGCTGCTGCTCTGGTTGCTGGTTTCCCCGAGACTACTGCTGTCAAGAGCTTGAACCGTCAGTGCTCCAGTGGTCTCCAGGCCATCGTTGACATTGCCAATGCTATCAAGTCCGGCATGATTGAAGTTGGTATTGGTGCTGGTGTGGAGAGCATGTCCTCTCAGTATGGGTAAGTGGAATATACGTTCATTGGTCCAGTCCTTTAGTATACTGACATTCTTAGTCCTGGTGCTGTCACTGAATTCTCAGACCTCCTCGAGAACCACCAAGAGTCTGCCAACTGCAAGGTTCCCATGGGTGTTCTGTCGGAGAACATGGCTAAGGACCGTGGCATTTCTCGTGCTGTCCAAGATGCTTTCGCCGCCTCATCCTACCAGAAGGCGGTTAAGGCTCAGAAGGCTGGTCTCTTTAACGAGGAGATCTATCCTCTTCAGGTGAAGTGGACTGACCCCAAGTCTGGCGAGGAGAAGACCATTACCGTGAAGGCCGATGATGGTATCCGTGACGGTATCACCGCTGAATCCCTGGGCAAGATTCGCCCTGCTTTCGCCAAGGATGGCTCCATTCATGCTGGCAATGCCTCCCAGATCTCCGACGGTGCCGCTGCTGTTTTGTTAATGAAGCGTTCCACTGCTGAGCGCCTCGGTCAGAAGATCATCGGCAAGTACGTCGCCGCTAGCGTTGTGGGTGTTAAGCCCCTGCTCATGGGCATCGGCCCCTGGAAGGCCATCCCCGTGGCCCTTGAGAAGGCTGGCATCACCAAGGATGACGTTGATATCTACGAGATCAATGAGGCCTTTGCCTCTCAGTGCGTGTGGTGTGTCAATGAACTTGGACTACCTCAAGAGAAGATCAACCCTAAGGGAGGTGCCATTGCATTCGGACACCCTCTTGGCTGCACCGGTTCTCGTCAGATCAGCACCCTGCTGACAGAGCTGAAGCGCACTGACAAGAAGATCGGTGTCACTAGCATGTGTGTTGGCACTGGTATGGGTATGGCTGCCGTTTGGGTTCGCGAATAAAGGAGCTGGCTCTAAAATTGTCTTTGTGTCTCGCTTTTCTTCGATTCTCTTCCTGTACAGCGATTATATATACGCATGATGATTTTGATTTGTACGCATACCTTCCAGAATACCAAGCATGAAGATTGAGTTTCGGATTGGTTAATAGATCGCGGTTCAACTATGAAACAAGCACCATGGCTCTCCATATCAGATGTAGACAAACACAATGTAGGGTACCTCCAACTAGGCCGAAGTGATCCACTAAATTTTAGTTCTGAACTTCTTGAAGGCATCAAAGACATTCGACCCCTGAAGCACAGCCTCCTTGACTTTATCATCCATGGCAACCAATTTAGGCATCAGATCGAGCActtgatcaagaagctcgcGCGGAATAGCAACCACGCCTTCCAGCGGATCACAGAAAATAATATCACCCTGAGCGCAACACAAAATTCAGCAATGTTCAATAACACGACCAACAGCTtacaaaagagaaagacatACCGGAGACACCGTCACACCACCAAGGGAAACAGGCACATTCCGAGCCCCCGGTTTAGCCTCCGCGGCGGTTCCAACCGTAGAAGTAGCACGAGCCCAAACCTAACCGACCCGGATCAGAGCCAAGGACACAACACAAACAAAAGCAACAGATAATAAACTTACCGGAAGCTGACACTCCCTAATCTCACTTAGATCTCGCACGCGCCCGTTCACTAAGGCCCCTTTGACTCCGAGATACTTCATCCGGACCGCCATAATCCCACCCAGGACGGCGCAGTGCTGCCCCTCAGGCTGCTCAATCACAGCCACGGTCCCGGGCTCTGCAAAGTCGACCCAGTGCGTCCCCGCGGGGAAACCATGGGTCTCTACCGACTCGGTGGACGGGACGGGATCTGATTTGGGGACGAACTTGAATGTTGACGCCGGGGCAATGACTTTGGGGGTGTTTTCGTTACGACCGATGGTTGGTGAGAAGGGGACTTGGGATGCTGTTAATCAGGGAGTTCTCTGTCTCTGTGTGTGTATCGTGTAAAGGCATTGTTGTGTTAAGTATTGGCTTACCGAAATCAGCTATATGGCCAGCACGAGCTGTGGTTCCCTCGGGAAGTTTTTGTAGCTTGAGTAGCGCATCTGATACCTGGATTTAGTTGTTAATAAGTTGGGGTTTTTTCGGAAGACGTTGTAGTTGTGTAAATGATGAGTACTCCATGcgttgtacatacatcacaTGCAGAGTAGTTCCGCAGAACGTCCAGCTTTTGTTCGATTGATGTTGACATGTTGCGTTTGGCAGTTGAGATGGAGGGTGCGGTAATTCCTCTACAAGATAATCGGGGAGTAGTCGTCCTGAGGTGGGGGAGAGTTCTGGAGAGGATCCTGGGGATGGAGTCCATTCGAtgctgatatatatatacttggtAGGATTTCGGTTGATCGGAGCTTATAGAAAGGTGAGATTGGCGCTGGTGCGACAATGGACTTGTTTTTTTGCGATAAGGTGGGAATCTTGGATGTACTACTGGGGGCTTCGATTTTGTAACCAACCGATTGATATGATCGGATTGTTTAGTCTAATCAGATAATCATCTCAGGCTCAGTCCGTGGTTGGATCTCGTGATCTATGGGAAACAAAATAACCGAGGATCGGGAAGACTGACATCATCGAATTCTATACTCCTTCAGTTCTTGGCTCAGGCACCTTCAGGCTTTAACTTTCAAATGAACTACCGGGAATTTCCCCCGCCATCTGCAAGAATGATCAACATATAGTAAGCTCAATCTAAGCATAGTTATAGAGTTCCATGATCTCTTGACGAATTACAGACACCTCGTAAAGCAACAACGAGATTCCGATGACCAATATCTGACTAAAGCCCTTCGTATTGTTATAGTTAATAACACTAATGGCCATACAATTGGTCAGTGCCGCGGTTCCAAGCCGTCACTAAACAAATTTTTAGAACAGCCGATGCCCCAGAATAAACCATAATAGAGTAGCACAATTAATGTACACACAAGCATCATCCCCGCAAAACCCCCTATCCTTATCCTTGTATCCTCGAATTTTATAGAgtattgtacatatataccATCATGGCTTCCCCATCCCAGATATACAACTCCGAACAGCTGGAACTCTATCTGGAGCGAATCGGATATGCCGACTCGGTCAACGCCACGCTAGACAACACCACAGGTAGGCTTGACCATGTCTTACAATCGATCCAGCAGGATCGCCTGGCGACCCTGACAAAGTTGCAACGACGGCATTTGGCCTCCATCCCATGGGGAAACTCGGCCTTGCATTACTCGCAGCACCAATCCATTTCTACCCACCCCGCGTGTATATTTGATAAATTAGTCGTGCGCCGCCTGGACGGGTATTGTATGGAAAATACCAACTTGTTCTATATGGTGCTACGGTGTCTGGGATATAATGTTTATCCAACTGGTGGACGGGTGAGCCAAGCCGTGGCCGGTGGAAACCAGACTCCCGGTAGTGAGTTGTATATGAGTTTGTAAGTGGTTGCTGGTCAGTGGACATGAAGGAACACTGCTAAATGTGCTACTCAGGGGACATATGGTTCTCATTGTGATTATCGATGATCAAAGATATATGGTAACTTCTACTCCCCGATCGAGTGAATGTCGGCCATCTCTAATTGCGGAAACGAATAGGTTGACGTCGGGTTCGGCAACTTTGGTCCTACAAGTCCATTGCCGCTCAAAGAAGATGGCGCCGTCGCTGTATGCATGGCGCCGGCTGAGATGCGTCTAGTCAAAGATACGCCCATCGAATTCATTGATAGAAGTCAGAAGCTCTGGATTTACCAGATCAGATACAATCCGGAAAGTAACTGGATACCGCAGTACTCGTTTTCCGAGGTGGAGTTTCTACCGCAGGATTTTGCCGCTATGAACTACTCTACTAGTCACCGGCCGACTAGTTGGTTCGTGCAGGCTTTGGTGTGTACACGGGTCATCATGGATGAGACAGGGATTGAGCCGGTAGGCATCTATATCCTGTCcgggaaggaggtgaagaagagaCTGCGTGGGGAGACAGAGACGGTGGCAATtttcgaaaaagaagaggataggGTCAACGCTCTGGCGAAGTGGTTTGATATGCACTTCCTCGAGCACGAAATTGAGGGGGTTCGGGGCTTAGTATCTCAGATTAAATAGAAGCTAGATAGTCCAAATTAGAATTTCGGAGTTCGCAACTACCCTGCAGCTTTTTGCTAGCCTGATAATATAATACAAGGAGGCTTCTTCTAATCATTGCATGGTATTTATTGAAAAGTTGCAGGCGAATAAAGAGGCAATATAAAGGACAAGATTGTGACAAGTTGGAGTGGCTTAGAAGATCCGTTTTTCCAGCTGTTCGATTTATTAGACCTCTCTCGACACGTTCAATGGGACCTGAGTATGTATCATACCTTCCATGGGTTGCTGAGCTCGAATCCCTTCGGGGCTTCGGCGTTGCCCGATTGACCTCTCAAAGTTCCTGTGATTCTCAAATCCCGCTCCATCACTGTCGGATAGTTGACTAGTCGTTAGCATCCAGTCCGTTCGACTGTTGAAACGGGGAGGGTAGTCAATTGATGGGTAAGTCACATACTTTGCTGAGCGGGTGTTAGCCGACCTGGTTAGATCACATCCTATAGGATTGGGAGGTACGTACTCTGTCCCACAGATCCCGGTTCCAGCGggccttctttccctcgtttCCAAGCCACTTGACAGCAGTAAGACCAGCGCCGGTCACGCCAAACATCTGTTATAGCATCATCAGTGGGTCGATCGAAGTTACTGAGAAAACGCTTGACGTACGCCGACGATGATCCCATAGGGGATCAGAGCCTCAAAAGGAACACCCATGCTGTGCGATTGAAATAACGAACAAGGCGAGAGCTAAGAGAGGAATGAGGATTGACCAACAAAGCCGAGGGGAAGTCGTCGTTTCTTGTGGCCGCGGGAATCCGCCGACGTCGAGGTCTGGAGGTTGGCCTAAAGCGGCTTAGCGTGGGACCGGGGTTCCAGCCGGCTGAGTCAGCTGCGGCCATCAACCTCACGGGCTGGAGAAGGGGCGAGAGGCCGCAGCTGAGTGCTCTGAAT contains the following coding sequences:
- a CDS encoding 3-ketoacyl-CoA thiolase peroxisomal A precursor (acetyl-coa c-acyltransferase), whose protein sequence is MSSAQQRLTQVASHFTPGGKKGVAAITEKHPDDIVVTCALRSALTKGGKGGFKDTAAADILAGIFKGVIEKSGIDPNVVEDVAVGSVLAPGGGATEFRAAALVAGFPETTAVKSLNRQCSSGLQAIVDIANAIKSGMIEVGIGAGVESMSSQYGPGAVTEFSDLLENHQESANCKVPMGVLSENMAKDRGISRAVQDAFAASSYQKAVKAQKAGLFNEEIYPLQVKWTDPKSGEEKTITVKADDGIRDGITAESLGKIRPAFAKDGSIHAGNASQISDGAAAVLLMKRSTAERLGQKIIGKYVAASVVGVKPLLMGIGPWKAIPVALEKAGITKDDVDIYEINEAFASQCVWCVNELGLPQEKINPKGGAIAFGHPLGCTGSRQISTLLTELKRTDKKIGVTSMCVGTGMGMAAVWVRE
- a CDS encoding DlpA domain protein encodes the protein MDSIPRILSRTLPHLRTTTPRLSCRGITAPSISTAKRNMSTSIEQKLDVLRNYSACDVSDALLKLQKLPEGTTARAGHIADFVPFSPTIGRNENTPKVIAPASTFKFVPKSDPVPSTESVETHGFPAGTHWVDFAEPGTVAVIEQPEGQHCAVLGGIMAVRMKYLGVKGALVNGRVRDLSEIRECQLPVWARATSTVGTAAEAKPGARNVPVSLGGVTVSPGDIIFCDPLEGVVAIPRELLDQVLDLMPKLVAMDDKVKEAVLQGSNVFDAFKKFRTKI
- a CDS encoding putative N-acetyltransferase family protein (TPA: arylamine N-acetyltransferase 2) produces the protein MASPSQIYNSEQLELYLERIGYADSVNATLDNTTGRLDHVLQSIQQDRLATLTKLQRRHLASIPWGNSALHYSQHQSISTHPACIFDKLVVRRLDGYCMENTNLFYMVLRCLGYNVYPTGGRVSQAVAGGNQTPGSELYMSLGHMVLIVIIDDQRYMVDVGFGNFGPTSPLPLKEDGAVAVCMAPAEMRLVKDTPIEFIDRSQKLWIYQIRYNPESNWIPQYSFSEVEFLPQDFAAMNYSTSHRPTSWFVQALVCTRVIMDETGIEPVGIYILSGKEVKKRLRGETETVAIFEKEEDRVNALAKWFDMHFLEHEIEGVRGLVSQIK